In Mycolicibacterium aubagnense, the DNA window GGTGGCACCGCCGCGGCACGAATCGCCGGCCGTGCCCGCGCCGTCCGGGCAACAGGTCGCTGATGCCAAGGCTCGCGCCTGCACGGCGTTCGCTACGGTGCGCGCGGCGGTTTCTCTGCAGACCCACACAGAGCTCGGGCCCGAACCGGTTGCCGTCGAGGCGGTGACCGCCGTTTCCCGGCTGGCAATGAGTAGTGGCGCCACATATCTGCTCGCGCATCTCGACCCGGCCACGCCGGCTGAGCTGGCGTCCGCGGTTCGCGAATTTGCCAACGACTTACAGGACATCTCGATGTACGGACAAGCGGGAGTCGGGGCGAGCGATCCTGCGCAGGGTGGCCGGCTCAAGTCGGGTGACGCCCTCAGCAAGAAAATTGCCGATCTCTGCAAGTGAGCCATGCCGAGGCGGATTGGCGCCGTCTTGGTCCAGGGTTTAACTGGCGGCCTCGGGTTGCAACAATTATCGCCGGCGGAATATTAAGCGAATTCCCGGAGTTTTTGCATTCAAGATCGATTCGAACTTGTACGCAAGTTTCGCAAGTTGCGCATGAACACAATTACGCAAAGTAATATTATTCGCACGTGAATATCCGATTCTGTGCAACTCACCGTAATTGACGGTGAAATAGCAAACATGGTGTACCACATGCGATTACGCGAAATATTCGCTAGTTCTTTTCGGCGTGTGGCGAACGTGGTAATTTTCCTTCAACCGTGCGGCGCGCCGGCGAAAACACTTTGAATCCGAAGGAGGATTCGATCGTGTCCAAGCAACGCAAATCCAAGCCTTCAAAGTCTCGGAAACCGGCTACCTATCTCGCGACCGGCGCATTAGGAGTTGCCGCCGCGAGTGCCGGTATTGCGATGGCGATTCCGCCGGGCGTGATGAGCGCTCTCGCCGCGCCGCCTCCGGTGCGAGCGGTGGCGTTGACTGACTTCAGTTTCCCCCTGGCGCCGTTGACTCCCGACCCCAACAATCCGTGGTGGTGGCTGACGGATCTATTCGGTGGCGGCGTCGCCCCCGGAGGCGGCGGCGCGAAACCGTTGCTCTTGCCGGTCATGCCCACAACACCGGACCCCCTGGACAGCCCGTGCGGTCTGATCTGCAACGGCGCTGCGGGCACTGCCGCACACCCGAACGGTCAGGCGGGCGGCATCTTGGGCGGCAGCGGTGGCGCCGGCTGGGACAGCACGGTTGCCGGTGAGAACGGTGGCGACGGCGGTGCCGCGGGCATTCTGTTTGGTGACGGTGGCAAGGGCGGCAACGGCGCAGACGGCACCGCCACCATCGCCGGCAGTAATGGCGGCAGCGGCGGAAACATGGGCTTGCTCGGTCTGTTCGGCAGCGGCGGTCGAGGTGGAAACGGCGGTGCCGGCGGCTTCGGCGCCACCGGCGTCGCGGGCGGCGCAGGTGCGGACGGCACCGCAGGCACCGATGGCGCGACGGGGGCGTCCGGAACGCCCGGTATCGCCGGCAAGACCGGAGCGTTCGGTGCATCGGGCACCGCGGGCACGGCAGGCACGGCAGGTGCTGAAGGAGCAACGGGCTCGAACGGCAGTGACTTTGCCCTGGTCGGTTTGCCGGGCGGTACGGGCGGCGCCGGCGATGCCGGTAGCGCCGGCGGCGCGGGTACTGCCGGTGGCACCGGCGGTACGGGCGGCAATGGTACTGACGGCGGGCCGGGCGGTCCTGGTGGAACCGGCACTCCCGGCGGTGCCGGCGGTGGCGGTGGCGCGGGCGGAACAGGCCTGCAGGGCACGGCCGCCGGAGCTGGCGGCAAGGGTGGCAGTGCCGGACTGCTGACGCTGTTCGGCAGTGGCGGACAAGGTGGTGACGGCGGCATTGGTGGCACGGGTGGTACCGGTGGCACCGGCGGATCTGGTGGCAACGGTGGCACCGGCGGTAGCGGCGGCGCCGGTGGTACTGGCGGATCCGGTGGGACCGGCGGTGCTGGTGGAACCGGTGGCACGGGTGGAACCGGTGGCACGGGTGGAACCGGTGGCACGGGTGGAACCGGTGGGGACGGCGGTAACGGCATCTCGGTGATATTCCCGCTCCCTGACGTGATCACTGGTGGCCCCGGTGGAACTGGTGGGACCGGTGGCACCGGTGGCACTGGTGGTACTGGTGGAACCGGTGGAACTGGTGGTGCCGGCGGCGCTGGTGGCGGCGCGGGCGTTGGTGGTGCTGGCGGCAACGCCGGCGCAGGCGGTGGCGGCGGCTCGGGCGGCTCCGGCGGCATTGGTGGTACCGGCGGAACGGGTGGCGCCGCGGGTGCAGGCGGTGGTGGCGGACTGTTGGGCGGCTTGGGCTTTGGCTCGTCCGGCACGTCCGGCAGTGCGGGCTCCACGGGGGCCACTGGCACCAGCGGTGCGACAGGCGCCAGCGGCTCGACTGGCAGCAGCGGCACGGCTGGAAAGACCGGCGCAACGGGCACCGTGGGCTCCACTGGGGCGGGCGGCTCTGCCGGGCACACGGGTTCGGTTGGCGGTACTGGTGGCGCTGGTAGCGCTGGTAGCGCGGGCACTCCCGGCCACGTCACCTTCGGCGACGTCGGCGGCTCCGGTGCCGGTGGAGCCGGTGGAGCTGGTGGCGCCGGCGGTGCCGGTGGAAAGGGCGGTACTGGCGGATAGACCGCGTGGATTTCAGCCGCCCTTGATGCAGAAAACCTCATCAAGGGCGGCTGTTCGCGGTCCGTCGGCCGGAGCGGCATCTAGTCGGGTCAGATCGATCATCGCCGGACCGTGGGCCGCGCTGTCGGTGATGACGTAGTGGGCGGAATTTGCGTTACCGCGCAGCGTGTCTCGTGGCGGACACACGCCGAGAGCGCCTTGGGCGTCGCCGAAGTTGACTCCTACCTGGACGACCGACTGTTCGGCTGCCAGCGTTGCGCGCAGCCTGCTGATCAGGGCTTCGGGCGCGAAGAAGAGCCAGCCCTGGCCGAGGTGCAACCAGTACTTACCCTGGACGTGATCACGGATCGCGGTCAGTTCAGCCAGTGGCTCGTTCGACGGTGTGTACGAAATAGGTTCGAGGAAGGGGTACCTGGACAACAGGCCGGCACGGTCACGGTCGTGGATGCCCGTGTCCAGCAGGAGGAACCGGCCGACCAGGCTCAGGTCGCTGCAACAATTCAGGAATGAGTTGAGTGCATGTTCGGTCGCTTGGACGCTTGGCCCGGCGATCAGGCTGACCGTCACCTCAGCGCTGTGCTGATGGGCATTGATGTTGTGCGCCAATGTGTTCGGGTAGATTTTGGCTGCATCGAGCATCGGAGCCGCAGACAGGTCGCGGTTCGTGGCGATCCGACGGCGGTCCTCATCTGAGATGTCGGTGCGCTTCAACAACCGGCGGCACAGCGCAAATGCCTCGTCGTGTCGACCGAGCCACGATGCGCATATCGCCTGCTCATCCAACGCCCGCCAGTGGTAGACGGACTCGTCGACGAACAGAATATCCGCTGCCGGCAAGGGAATTGCGGCGGCATGCTCGGCGAACAAGTAGCCGAGCGCATACCGGCCATCGGTCCGGTACTTGACGGCAATGGCATGCAGCGGCTCCGCGCGGGTCGGCCGGAACTCCCAGGCTCGCAGATAGGCGTCCTGCACGTCTGGCCACGGTTCGTCCATTCGGGTCATCGACCTG includes these proteins:
- a CDS encoding PGRS repeat-containing protein, whose amino-acid sequence is MAIPPGVMSALAAPPPVRAVALTDFSFPLAPLTPDPNNPWWWLTDLFGGGVAPGGGGAKPLLLPVMPTTPDPLDSPCGLICNGAAGTAAHPNGQAGGILGGSGGAGWDSTVAGENGGDGGAAGILFGDGGKGGNGADGTATIAGSNGGSGGNMGLLGLFGSGGRGGNGGAGGFGATGVAGGAGADGTAGTDGATGASGTPGIAGKTGAFGASGTAGTAGTAGAEGATGSNGSDFALVGLPGGTGGAGDAGSAGGAGTAGGTGGTGGNGTDGGPGGPGGTGTPGGAGGGGGAGGTGLQGTAAGAGGKGGSAGLLTLFGSGGQGGDGGIGGTGGTGGTGGSGGNGGTGGSGGAGGTGGSGGTGGAGGTGGTGGTGGTGGTGGTGGTGGDGGNGISVIFPLPDVITGGPGGTGGTGGTGGTGGTGGTGGTGGAGGAGGGAGVGGAGGNAGAGGGGGSGGSGGIGGTGGTGGAAGAGGGGGLLGGLGFGSSGTSGSAGSTGATGTSGATGASGSTGSSGTAGKTGATGTVGSTGAGGSAGHTGSVGGTGGAGSAGSAGTPGHVTFGDVGGSGAGGAGGAGGAGGAGGKGGTGG
- a CDS encoding glycosyltransferase; this encodes MIVRNEAHIVTEVLDAVAPYISCWAIVDTGSEDGTQDVIRHHMASLGIPGRLYDRPWRNFGENRSEALELAQSRSDYIWVMDADDTVRGRLDFTGLTADVYAMRINDGLIYWRRQLFRSGMPWRYVGVVHEYADCSEPFTESRIEGDYFVESRRLGARNNDPQKYARDRDLLLADLQRDPDNPRSVFYLSESYFNLGDFTNARKWAARRAEMGGWDEETYYALWQVARSMTRMDEPWPDVQDAYLRAWEFRPTRAEPLHAIAVKYRTDGRYALGYLFAEHAAAIPLPAADILFVDESVYHWRALDEQAICASWLGRHDEAFALCRRLLKRTDISDEDRRRIATNRDLSAAPMLDAAKIYPNTLAHNINAHQHSAEVTVSLIAGPSVQATEHALNSFLNCCSDLSLVGRFLLLDTGIHDRDRAGLLSRYPFLEPISYTPSNEPLAELTAIRDHVQGKYWLHLGQGWLFFAPEALISRLRATLAAEQSVVQVGVNFGDAQGALGVCPPRDTLRGNANSAHYVITDSAAHGPAMIDLTRLDAAPADGPRTAALDEVFCIKGG